One genomic region from Amphiprion ocellaris isolate individual 3 ecotype Okinawa chromosome 20, ASM2253959v1, whole genome shotgun sequence encodes:
- the LOC111578305 gene encoding intraflagellar transport protein 43 homolog produces the protein MEDNFHLGDAGPVKSVAKSGRRARLTADQSSFEDSRYVRKSSTSASVGEGPPPPKPARRQGGWAEESSGSGSAKSSRRPAAEDLEDRRLRPQTPQGLDDEGDIPVIPDLDEVQEEDLTMQIAAPPSIQVNRVMTYRDLDNDLKYYSAFQTLDGEIDLKLLTKVLAPEQEVKEDDVSWDWDHLFTEVSSELLMEWDQGDSEELAALPVT, from the exons ATGGAGGATAACTTCCACCTCGGAGATGCAGGGCCGGTGAAAAGC GTTGCCAAGTCTGGACGAAGAGCTCGCCTTACAGCAGACCAATCATCCTTTGAAGATTCTCGTTACGTAAGGAAGTCCTCCACCTCTGCTTCAGTGGGAGAG GGCCCACCTCCTCCAAAGCCGGCCCGGCGACAGGGTGGCTGGGCAGAAGAAAGCTCTGGGTCTGGTTCTGCAAA GTCTTCAAGAAGACCAGCAGCTGAGGACCTGGAAGA CCGCCGCCTGCGACCACAAACTCCCCAGGGATTAGATGATGAAGGAG aTATCCCAGTGATTCCAGACCTTGATGAAGTGCAGGAGGAAGATCTCACCATGCAAATTGCGGCTCCACCAAG CATCCAGGTGAACCGGGTAATGACGTACAGAGATCTGGACAATGATCTGAAGTATTACTCTGCATTCCAAACCTTA GATGGAGAGATTGACTTGAAGCTCCTCACCAAGGTTTTAGCACCGGAGCAGGAGGTGAAAGAG GATGATGTGAGCTGGGACTGGGATCATCTGTTTACAGAGGTGTCCTCAGAGCTGCTGATGGAATGGGATCAAGGAGATAGTGAGGAGTTGGCTGCATTGCCTGTAACATGA